Below is a genomic region from Raphanus sativus cultivar WK10039 chromosome 4, ASM80110v3, whole genome shotgun sequence.
CAAGCTTCAAAGTTCccaacacaaaagaaaaaggatCGAAATTTAAATACTTTCATGGTCTTTAGAACTAGCTAGAAAGACACCATGAAATGATCGAAAGTTGTAAATTCAGTTTCTTTCTtatggtttttatttattttatagtatagTAATTTCTTCTTACACCTTGAACATTTTTGGGAATGCAAGAGTAGTTAGTTAGCGATAATTAGCAGGGAACTCAATAATACTCTTAAAAACATGCACACCTCATGATGATGCATGTTAGCATGGGATGCTGTTATACCAATGGTCCCCTTATCGACCCCTTATACTATCTTGTGTGCTAGTCTCTATtattatcttctttttattGCCCTCTTAGATCGTTTTCATCTCTTTATGTTAAGTTTCCCTCCTTGTTTCAAACTATCGCAGCAAGAAGTACGTTAATCCCCAAGGAGAATCCGACTCTTCAACACGAGGTACACCATATAACGagattgtatatatgtttttggtgAAATGaagctttatgttttttttttagttgcaCCAATGACCATTTGTATGTTTGTATGTGATAGTTACGTTGAGGAAGAGAAGAGGCTATACAAGCTTCGAGGAGCAAGACgaggatgaggaggaagaagaagaagctaataaagggaacaagaagaagaagaagaaagggatGAAAAAGAGCAGTAGTGTGTTAGAGGAAGGATCAAGGTGCAGCCGCGTTAACGGTAGAGGATGGAGATGTTGTCAGCTAACTCTTTATGGCTATTCTCTCTGTGAGCATCATCTTGGTAAAGGAAGGGTGAGGAGCACGAACAAGAGTTCTGGCGGCCAGAAAAAGGAAgtgaagaataagaagaagaagagagtgaaGCTTGGGATGGTAAAGGCGCGTTCCATAAGTAGTTTGCTTGGACAAACCAGCACAAGCAGTGGAGTTGCTAATGTTGAGAGTGAGATAAGTGCACCTGCTGATGATCAGTTTGATGCTTAATTATGATAAGTAAGTCTGTCGATCAGATATGTATATGTTTAGGTACATGATGACTAGCTCTATGTATCAGGTGTGTGAACTGGTGAACATTGTGTGTGTAGATTGATCGCGATCTTAATGTGGTTTGCTCAAGGTCATAAAGTCATAATGAAAACattgttattaaaaaatctctaagtaatgatgaaaaaaatacttaactttaatTAATCCAGCCTCCTTTGCGCTCAGGTATCTTAGTTTACTGTAACTTTTGAATTAAAGATTGATAAGCTACATTGAAGAACTTGAACTTATCAAATTTAAAAGTATGATAAATTTGTATAGGTTCAAGAAATCTTAGCTGACTGTAGCTTTTGGATTAAAGATTGATAAGCCACAGTGCAGAGCTTAAACCTTGCTTCAGCCTCAGCCTGTTAATATATAGGCTCAAGAATCaacacaaagagaagaaaaaacacTATCGAGATTGAGAAAtagagaggagaagaagattcTTATTGGTTTATTACGTACCTTGGTAGAGTCATCATGACGATCAGGATGCCATTTTAATGCACAATTTCGATATCTAATCccaaaaaagaagcaaaaaacaTGATGATCATGAGGAGTTATAGATAGCTGAATGCATGTGTTATTAACTTTTCATGCATGATGGAAGTTTAACAAAGAAACTCACGCATGTTTGACATCTTCAATTTTCAAGGGAGGCCAAGGACTCAGACCAAGTGTTTCTCTATGCGAAGCTTCTATTGGGTCAAAACCGTAGTTTGATCTCCACCGGTTCGTATAGTTACTAGAACTgtagctttcttcttcttcttcatcttcgtaTAGTTCTGGATCTTCTTCAGATTCATATAGCTCTTCATCTTCGTATAGACGGTATAGTTCTGGATCTTCTTCATCTGTTTCTTCTACTACCTCTTCATCGTTGTTATAATATCGACGTGTTATTATCCACGAGGTCTTACAGAAACCAGAATACCATGAAGAGCCATACCCCCAATCCTCACGAGCTTCATAGTTTGAATAATAGATACCTCGTGGTGGTACACCAAACAATACATCCTCAAAGTATTTATCATCGTAAACAAACTGGCCTGCAAAAATGTAACACATACGAAGTTTGTATCAAAAAGAATATTGCACCTTGTGATTCAACAAAGCTACAACTTGTGACGTTTTTAAAAGGGATAAAGCACTGCACTTACTTTCACGTGTACTCTCGGAGTCTTGTTTGCAGTTATTCAGGTTTACTTTGGCTTTTTTAGCCTAATGTTTAATTACACCAAGAGCGTTTAAAACACTTCAACTCATGGACAAGAGACATTGCACTAGAGctgaaaacgtttttttttttgtgttttagtAAGTCATAAGTCTCATGTACCTCTTCTCTTTTACGTCTATATTCTTCCACAGCACGCTCCCACAAAAACTTCTGCCAAAAAAATTAACCAAcagtaattttctaaaacactATCTAGAACCCTAAAGAAAACACAGTTttttttgctcaaaaaaaaaattgaagaattAGACATATATGGCATATGCATATCAGTTAATCACAAAAACGTACTTTTTCTTGATGCTCCGCTCCCTCCAGAATTTTTCTGACCCCCTGTTCTTCTTAGCCTTTGATTTCTGctttaaaagttacaaaaataataatcatcaGAAGGTATATATATTCGCGAACACCtgttaaaaatctatctaacacGTAAAGGAAACACATCCTTTTTCTCAAAACCTAGAAGAAAAAACTGTTAAATATTTGATACATATCAATCAATTAATATAAGATTATACCCACGGAGGGAAACCACGTTTGCGTTCCAAGACAGGAGTAGAATGAAAAAACGCAGTTTGCAGGAGACAAAAATAGTTTTGCGGTCTGAAAATAGCTGTTTTAGTAACAGCGTTCATCTCTCTATCAAAGACTAGTGCACAACATTGCGTCTTGATCTAATCATGTGCGActcaagaagaaagaaaatagtgtgttttccaaatttttttgtttcagggtaaaagaaaaacagagaatgGAATATGTTtactcaaaactcaaaagttttttttgcttGACCACCAAGGACTTACCATAAATGATTATCAACGTCTCGGGCTGTTGGGCTTCGAGTTCAAAGACATTTCAAGCCAAGTTAAAAGCAGAGATGAATACACACATCACTTGCTAGCAATGTTTTAAAATTCCACCCAAATATATGGTAAATTTGACCCAAATCTGTGGTTAAACCGATAAACTGGATGATCGATAAATAATCCGATTTGAGTTTTAGTAATCCAATCTTTGACCAAAGTAACCGGTTAAGGCACAGAAAACAGAAGTGAGAGATAGATACCAATAATATACACTTGCAAATTTtagagaaacaaaatatttcgaTTTAAGATTGAGAGGACAATACATAGCAGTGCGTGGATCATTTAgtgtgtattatatatatatatatatatatatatatatatatatatatatattattttattttatttttttggtaaaagatcATGTGGTATATTGGTTGCTCAAGgtcatatatataaagaaaacatatataacttttaattaaTCCACTCAATTTTGCGTTCAAGTAATCTTAGTTGCCTGTAGCTTTTGGATTAAAGATTGATAAGCCACAGTGCAGAGCTTGAACTTTGCTTCAGCCTCCGCCTGTTAATAGATCATGTAGTGTATTGGTTTCCCAAGGTCATAATTAAATTCATAATCAAAACAttcattttgtttataaaaaatctCTAAGTAatgataaaaacatatataacttttaattaaTTCACCCTCCTTTGCGTTCAAGTAATCTTAGTTGACTGTAGCTTTTGGATTAAAGATTGATAAGCCACATTGCAGAACTTGAACTTAGCTTCAGCCTCAGcctgtttatatatattcaagaaGATATAAAAACACTTGCAATgaagattgaaaaaaaaaaagagaaaggtgAAGAAGATTCTTATTAGTACCTTGGTAGAGTCATTATGATGATCAGGATGCCATTTCAATGCGCAAGCTCGATATCtaatccaaaaacaaaaaggaagCAAGAAGTTGAAAATGATCATTGTGAGGAGTAATACATGAATGCATATGTGTTATATCATGATGAAGTCAAATAAACAAACTCACGCATGTTTGACATCTTCAAGTGTTAAAGGAGCCCAAGGACTCAGACCAAGTGTTTCTCTATGAGTAGCTTCTATTGGGTCAGACAGAACTGTTTCACTGGACTTTGATGAACCATagccttcttcttttttttttttttttcttttcatcagATCGAAATTCAGATCTCCACCAGTTACTAGAACTGTCGCTTTCTTCATCTTCGCTTACTTCTTCTTTttgctctttttcttctttgtcatAAAATCGATATTTTGATCTCCAAGAGTTCCTAGAGAAACCAGAACCAGAAAACCATGAAGGGTGATACCACCAACGACGATCCTCCTCTTCGTAGACTGAATAATCAAAACCTCGTGGTACACCAAATAAAGAACGGAAGATAATATCAAAGTCTTTATCCTCGTAGCCGAACTGGCCTACAAAATGTAACACATTTTTCTTAATCAATACGAGTTCAGtattaagaaaaaagaagaagataaaatgCAACTCCTAGGCTCCTACTTTCAACAAAGCGACAACTTGAGAGACATTTTCAATAGGGTTAACCACTTACTCTTACTCTTACTATTGTAGTCTTGTTTGCAGTTATTATTCAGGTTTTCTTTCGCTTCTTTGGCCTTTTTCGCTGCGGCCTAATGTTTAGTATGATACAGTTATGTCATGGACAAGAAACATTACAATAGAGctaaaacgttttttttgtgttttaatataCAATCAATCTTTCTACCTCTTCTCTTTCACGTTTAAGTTCTTCCACAGCACGACGCACTTTTTCCTGATGCTCCTCAGAAACTTCTTGGTTCTTTTGTTCTTCTTATTATTAGCATTTGATTTCTgcaaaataaaagtaaaaaaccccaaaaatgttttaaaactatatatattccACTCAAAACCTGTTCAAACTCTATATAAACTAAACTTTATTGGTAAAAACTAAAGATGCACAACAATTAATCTACCCACGGAActagaagacgaagaagaatgACGTTTGCGTTCCAAGACGGGAGTAGAATGAAAAAACGCAGTTTTTCAGAAGAGAAAAACTGCTTTGCTGTCTCGTAATCGCTGCTTTAGTGGCAGcgttcatctctctctctcaatgaCTAGTACACAACATTGCGTTTCGATCGAATTATGTTCGACTCAATAAGAGTTTTTCagagaaggaagaaaaaaacgaatagtatattttccatttttcttttaggtaaaattaaaaacagagaaTGGAATGTTTACTCAAAAAGTTTTTTGCTTGATCACCAAGAACTTTCCATAAATGATAATCAACAATTGGGCCGCTGTAATGGGCCTAACGGGCCGGTGTAATTGGGCTAATGGGCCGGTGTAGCTGTAAcctttaaataataaaagtgaCAGAAACAAAGGTTTCGCTTGGATTCTGTAGTACTGTAGTAACTTGAAAACATTAGTTCAGTGATAGCTTCTCGCATAAAGACTGATAAGCCACACTGCATAGCTTGAACTTTGCTTCAGCCGCCTCCTGTTTCAATACACATCACACAGAATTTCAATAAACACACATAGTAGAGAATGAAGATTTCAATGTGAGGAGGAGATCTAATTTGGTTTATACCTTGGTGGAGCAGCCTTGATGACGATCCGGATGCCATTTTAATGCACAAACTCGGTacctgatatatatatatatatatatatatatatatatatatagaccaAAACATAAGTTTCATGTAAAAGTGGTGAGAAGATGATTGAAGTGAAGTTTTACTCACGCGTGTTTGACGTCTTTGAGGTTTAAAGGACCAGAAGGACTCAGGCCAAGTGCTTGTCTATGAGAAGCTTGGTTTGGCTCAGAGTCAGACTCAGAGTCACTTGATTCTGCTGAAGTATAgtcatcattttcttcatcttcatatATTCGATGATGTTTCGATCTCGAAGACCTCTTATTAGAGTTGTTGGAAAACCTAGATGAATGATGCCATCGAGGAGGTTCATCATCTTCAAAGGTGAATGAAAAAGAGAAACCTCGGGTCCACCAGGGAATATATAATCAATGTCAAAGTCCTCATCTACTTCGCAAAAATCAAAGTTCCCTACACAATAGAATAAAGCTATTTAAGGCCCTTCAGAGACTAAGACAAGCTTGAAGCCACCATGCAGCACATACAAAACTCATAGGACTCTCTTTACTTACCTTCTCTACCATTAGCATTGACGACTAACAAATTTATACTTAAAAGATTAAGCTCTAGATCTTGACTTAAGTAGCAGTGAACAAGCTACATGCTAACATGTTTTCCTACATGAATAGTTTAGTTTATTGAATGAAAAGCAGAGAGCTAAAGAACAATCACTTACTTGGACCCCAACTCTGGGAGTTGTGTTTGCCATTCGATTTTCCTTTAGGTTCCTTGGCGTACTGTTTTTTAAACCAAGAGGTTCGCTTCTTTGAGGAAGGCTCACTATAATCAAACTCATCATGCCAGCTCTGGAATAAAAAAACGTTAACCGCTGAGAGCTTTACTATGAAAGAGCAATGAGAAACGCTAAAACTCATTGCATAGGAGACCAAAACCAAGACAATACACTTATGTGTTTCAGTATGTACTAGCTTAAAAAGTTACTTAAATCATCACACAATGTGGTTCTGTGTGTTTTCTTGAATCAGAGCACCAAATGCACACAAAAACAACAGATGAGACCTACAAAACCGAACAGCAGCAACACATGATAGCATAGACAGATTAGTTTCATTACCGTAAACATGTTTGCCGCGAAAGCATTCACATTACGCAACAACTCTTGCTCTCTCTCATCCTCCTGAACCTCTTCCTGTGAACATTTGATTTCTAcagataaaattaaatcaaaataaaacagaatAATCAGAAGATAATAAGATCCGACATGTTCAAACATTAACactagtttaaaaaaaaatgtcggAACTCAGACAAGTAAAAACATCTCAAAGTCCCAGACTTTCAATCTAATAAGAACCCAAATCAACGAAAAAATGCCAAAGCACGAACCTTTAGCTTGTGGgttcgacaaaaaaaaaaaagaatctaaatttcgaaggagaaaaagagagagactaACCGAATCCCAGGAAGTGCGACGTTTGCGCTCCAAGACGGGGGTGGAATGAAAGAAGGCAGCTTTCAGGTGAGAAGATACGCTCTCTGTTCTGAGGATCGCAGCTCTAACGGCGGCGTTCATCTCTTTTGAGTTAAAAACGATTGCGTCTTTCTTTCGGCGTATTGAGAAAGGATGAAGAAAACTATGATGAGGTGACTCGGTCTTTGACTCAGTGTGTCGACTGGCCAATTAGAGGGAGGGAAATTACATTTACTGTTacctttttttttactgtttttattCCTCTGCCTCACGAATAAAAACTACTACTATCAATCCGTGAAATGAGTGAAACCACCTGGAAATTAGAATATCCTcctatacattaaaagagaagtcactttagtgatttttgcTTAGGTGGCATTCATAGAGAGCTTCTAGgattaattctcttaatcttattggttgaattttgataatttctttttcatttattttttataatcgaccaaacattaccaaatttgaatccatataattaatacggacttattaatatagtatatttgatcgacacaaacattaccaaatttgaatccatataattaatatgGTCTTAACAATGACATACTTATGGACAAGGCattcatattataaatttggaaagcttctcaaatatagaaattatagaaagattaataatattttatttcttacttttaatatttataaactataaaatataatgaacgaaattttatataagataattataatagttttatactctacttgatgaattgtattcgaatataattacataataattattttaaatattaaaaaatccaaaaatgtttattaacattatttttagattatttatcgttgtttaaagaataaatttatcagaattttaaaataatttacagaatgttataaattatttataaaaaataaatttactatatattgaTTGAGAAGTCACATAAGTGATTTTTATTACGTGTCGATCATAAATGAActcttaattattataattttattggccgatgatttttaattttatttattataatccttctatatattaaaaaaagtacATTTGCCACCTGGCACTCTCACAGCCTTTCTCATAAGAATTCTATcgattctattggttgattttttagaatttctttttgatttattttttccatCGACACTACTAAAAAGGGAAGCCCTCTAAATATCAAccttattttgtaatttcgaTATATCATTTAATTCATCGATCCCACTATAATAGAAAAGTACCATTGAATACTAATTgcaaggaaaaaaataatttaatgaccAATTAACATCACTTTTCAAATGacttacataatattatttataactatttatggtaactaattgtagAAAGTATGATATAAAgccattttattaattcaaataaatattttagattccaAATgatttacataatattattaataaccatttatggtaactaattgtcgaaaatatggtatataaagtcattttatcaattcaaataaatattttggtttattattttatgtagtctatagatatataagaatataaagtcattttatcaaatcaaataatttattttaattcattgatcccctataaaaggaaagtaacATTGAATACtaattgaaaaggaaaaataatttaattccCCTATTAACATTACTCGcgcaaaaatattagttaatacatgtaataattagtttccttattacaaatGGGAAGAATTATGTTGATcttattgattgattttttagaatttatttttcgatttattttaatcatcgACATTACTAAAAACGAAATCACTTTAATACTTAACTTTTGTGTTTTCTCGATTCAAAGAACATCTTTTTGCGATCATTTCTCTGTTTAACTCATTAAATActcactaaatattttagatctcagagaaacaaaattaattgacaagatattttctctactaaaatcatgcatttaaaacttaatatttatggcGAGACTTGTCAACCAAAATTCTTGTACAATCTATTCACGAGATATTCTCCTTTAGCTTTATCAACAAgatatccaaaaataatattacgttataaatataagatttattgagaatttattaaaaaaattctacttCTTAGCTTATCATGCAAGCTAAATCAATGAGAAACGTCCACCAATTTACTATAAATAAGACATCCACAGTAGAAGAAACGAAATCATTGAACTTTGTATTCTGAGCTTTTAATGTTAATAatgttctgaattttttttcttcttattttagaACATTAAGCTTTTATATTTCATGAGAGCTGgtatttcttttggtttatatgcagatACCCTATTATGACGATTTATTCACTGAAGCTATATATCGATTTGATTGTACACCTCTTTGATATATCATTTCGATAACATCTTTGTTCCTCAATCTGGTAAAAAAAGTTTACTCAATTTGATAACATCTCTCAGTTATATCATTTCAATAGCATCTTTTTGTGTTgcgaatactttttttttattagtagaattatattattgtttagaattataagcttatatatacacatattgttttttggtttgctgattgtgattttatttaatattttttcagagATGATTTGACGGAAGTGTTCATATTTCAGATCTCTAAGAGTTCACCATTCCGGTCCTGCAAAAGATGTGCGCTTAGAATGGTATTTTCTCTATTGTACATCAAAATTGgataatcacatatatttttaaaatattagtaggATGGTATTTTCTCTACTGAAATAATATCTTATTTCCTAATCTCAtgctttaatatttaaattgtaagggtaatattttttaattaaatcattaGTGTAAACTATTCCCgatatattctcttttttatttttaaaatataattttaataacaactagagcttgacccgtgcgtccgcacggattgttattttcatttttatataaatgaatattatttaaatgtttattagtttatatttaaatatttatcgtattttaaatattttataaatacaacaaagaaaataatgaGCCGTGCCCGCTACTAAACTTTTGACAAAATATTGACCTATTgatatgtttgaataatatttcttttaacatgtaattatttttcaaatgtaataaaaaaaatcaaatattttgatcagatatTACGGTGAGATTTAgatatattagaaaaaatatttggttataaacattaaacattgttatacaaagatatttaaattttcttgttgaaaTAATTTATAGTAACTGAAATGATTAAACGTATAtgttagaaatttttgaaatatatataatcttaagtgagattaaattatattaaaaataatattcacttacaaatatttcatattgttctataagttgtttaaagatatttaaatcttagcatatataaattttattgttcaaaataattaatggtaagttaaacatatattttaggaatattcataatattgtttaatatttaatttaaacttgatttttgttcaaaataattaatggtaacattatccaagttttatatagttaaaatcgatattaaatttgaatatccctaaaaattagttaattggtctaaggaaatatattaaatacgaaaattaagttaagtttgatttaggaaatagtttaataaataggaaaaaaaatgattccTTAAAGATAGATTCAtttaattacttcagtggcatgtCATTGTAAACAAGTTGGAAAACTTagggatattttatatttgtacttctgttttaataatatagatatattccataaataatCCTAACTTATaggtagataaattttaaagttaatttgaGAACATTCTGGTACATAGCTTattgtgaaagttaaatattttagtaaaatctAGCATTTTACTTACCTTTTGTGTTTTCTCGATTCAAAGAACATCTTTTTGAGACTCTTTCTgtgtttaattcattaaatacctactaaatattttagatgtcagAGAAACGAAATTAATtgacaaaatattttctctccaaaaatcatgcatttaaaacttaatatttatggtgAGACTTGTCAACCAAAATTCTGGTGCAATCTATTCACGAGATGTTCTCCTTTAGCTTTATCAACAAGATAttcccaaaaataaaactaccttataagtataagatttattgagaatttattaaagaatattttaaataaatctaacttgcgcaagaagactaatatttaattcaaatcagcttatgatattgtagatttaataactttctttattcaatttaaaaatttattatgaaaaattaatattttctgctTTTCCTTCTAAACATgtattatactttataattgcttattatttatagttacaATAGCATACTAATGAGATGAACCTTTTCTTTTGCAAGTTCTGGTGTTGCAGTCATTAGGTGATATTTTCTCTGGTTCTTTGATTTTTCAGGAACTCAtttgtctaaaagaaaaagccaagaaGATCATGACAGTAGTCTTGAAGATCAACACTATGtcatttaacaattatattattacttatttattatttagttctcacaatttgccttgaatgaaaaatatgtccatatttatcacattaatgaTGATTGCAACATCACGTAACATATATTcatcatatttaattcaaaagaaTCTATATAggaataaaaatgtaataaataatctatatagcaataaaatgatttatgttaacacattaaattcaaaaaaatctatatagcaataaaaatgtaataaattgtacg
It encodes:
- the LOC108855061 gene encoding uncharacterized protein LOC108855061, giving the protein MRIRKRQVPLPLSSLLPVPLSDLYSNRSPTAAARYFYGQDIDGGGGGSPSLLQLPTPPPDRLIQRDVTRKEEDEEKALDDDNDVDVKKRCTVASGSKKYVNPQGESDSSTRVTLRKRRGYTSFEEQDEDEEEEEEANKGNKKKKKKGMKKSSSVLEEGSRCSRVNGRGWRCCQLTLYGYSLCEHHLGKGRVRSTNKSSGGQKKEVKNKKKKRVKLGMVKARSISSLLGQTSTSSGVANVESEISAPADDQFDA
- the LOC130511359 gene encoding uncharacterized protein LOC130511359, producing the protein MNAVTKTAIFRPQNYFCLLQTAFFHSTPVLERKRGFPPWKFLWERAVEEYRRKREEAKKAKVNLNNCKQDSESTRESQFVYDDKYFEDVLFGVPPRGIYYSNYEAREDWGYGSSWYSGFCKTSWIITRRYYNNDEEVVEETDEEDPELYRLYEDEELYESEEDPELYEDEEEEESYSSSNYTNRWRSNYGFDPIEASHRETLGLSPWPPLKIEDVKHAYRNCALKWHPDRHDDSTKAEAEARFKLCTVAYQSLIQKLQSAKIS